Proteins encoded within one genomic window of Humulus lupulus chromosome 1, drHumLupu1.1, whole genome shotgun sequence:
- the LOC133779769 gene encoding uncharacterized protein LOC133779769, whose amino-acid sequence MPSSQTVVSAVAPTSLVGAPAIVESQPPVVGETSSAQLSRRPSASRVQKLTISTHMDSYVVDNAAGPHGSTLISDVMSRIGQSYGSFEAPQWQCLTGTRDRTVLYEKSIEHTAAALAFTAQLNYELNNEIHSSRTHAQEAKDLHLRANDDLKAANAKLEAVVKEREDMAKELGKLRAELEEQKKDNTQLWETNKKLEEDKAATLDIIEDAKTRLLVEYKEKKEKAVDLAMYRMWAYNEDLDISFLGPHEAPLLERWNARLEKEEVEQLEKEKAAPDTVSEGAQEDSHAIRPGGSGATDAEKAKETPLP is encoded by the exons ATGCCATCCTCGCAGACCGTCGTCTCTGCGGTTGCACCGACTTCGCTGGTTGGTGCCCCTGCCAttgttgagtcccaacctcctgtggtgggcgaaacgtcttctgctcaactttccagaagaccttctgcttctcgagttcagaagctaacaatctccacccatatggactcgtatgtggtggacaatgctgctggacctcacggatctacgctgatctcggatgtcatgtcccggatcggccagagctatggcagtttcgaagctccccagtggcagtgcttaaccggcacccgagaccgcactgtcctttacgagaagagtatcgagcacactgctgcg gctcttgccttcactgcccagctcaattacgagctgaacaacgagatccattcgagcaggactcatgctcaagaggcgaaggacctccaccttagagcgaatgacgatctgaaggcggcgaatgctaagctcgaggcagtggttaaggagcgtgaggacatggccaaggagctcggaaagctgagagctgaactcgaggagcaaaagaaagataatacCCAGCtttgggagaccaataagaagctcgaagaggacaaggccgccaccttggacatcatagaggatgccaaaactcgccttcttgtcgagtacaaagaaaagaaggaaaaggcggtcgacttagctatgtaccggatgtgggcttataatgaagatctggacatCAGTTTCTTAGGTCCCCAtgaggcgccgcttcttgaacgatggaatgctcggctcgagaaggaagaggttgaacaactcgagaaggagaaggctgctccggacaccgtttcggagggagctcaagaggatagtcatgctattcgtcctggggggtccggtgccaccgacgctgagaaggccaaggagactcctcttccttga